Proteins from a single region of Parasedimentitalea psychrophila:
- a CDS encoding mandelate racemase/muconate lactonizing enzyme family protein, which translates to MKLQDLEVIVTAPPAPGWGGRYWILVKLTTDSGITGWGECYAASVGPEAMTHVIRDVFERHMADENPENIELMFRRAYSSGFTQRPDLTVMGAFSGLEIACWDILGKDRDRPVHALIGGRMNDRIRAYTYLYPLPQHDTDSFWASPDMAAESAAQMVSQGYTAVKFDPAGPYTLRGGHMPAMNDISTSVAFCQAIREAVGDKADLLFGTHGQFTTAGAIRLGQALEPYSPLWFEEPTPPDNAAEMAKVAQAVRIPVATGERLTTKAEFAAVLQSGAATILQPALGRAGGIWEVKKIAAIAEVYNAQMAPHLYAGPIEWAANIQLAASIPNILMAESIETPFHDALIKGTLRVEDGFVSPPTTAGLGIEVDEALARAHPFTGDDLHLNMREAPCDYVTPNCFAGGSPSLKMPE; encoded by the coding sequence ATGAAACTGCAAGACCTCGAGGTGATCGTCACCGCCCCCCCGGCCCCCGGCTGGGGCGGGCGCTATTGGATTCTCGTCAAACTGACCACCGACAGCGGCATCACCGGCTGGGGGGAATGTTATGCGGCCTCGGTCGGGCCAGAGGCGATGACCCATGTTATTCGCGATGTATTTGAACGCCATATGGCGGATGAAAACCCCGAGAACATCGAACTGATGTTCCGCCGCGCCTATTCCTCCGGCTTTACTCAGCGACCAGACCTGACGGTCATGGGGGCCTTCTCCGGGCTCGAAATCGCCTGCTGGGATATTCTGGGCAAAGACCGTGACCGGCCAGTTCACGCCTTGATCGGCGGCCGGATGAATGACCGCATTCGCGCCTATACCTATCTCTATCCGCTGCCCCAGCACGATACCGACAGCTTCTGGGCCTCGCCTGACATGGCCGCCGAGAGCGCTGCTCAGATGGTCAGCCAGGGCTACACAGCCGTCAAATTCGACCCCGCAGGCCCCTATACGCTGCGCGGCGGCCACATGCCGGCAATGAATGATATTTCAACATCCGTGGCGTTTTGCCAGGCAATCCGCGAGGCGGTGGGGGACAAGGCCGACCTACTGTTTGGCACCCACGGACAATTCACCACCGCCGGCGCCATTCGCCTGGGGCAAGCCCTGGAACCCTATTCACCCCTTTGGTTCGAAGAGCCAACACCGCCGGACAATGCCGCCGAGATGGCCAAAGTTGCGCAGGCCGTGCGCATTCCCGTCGCCACCGGTGAACGGCTGACAACAAAAGCCGAGTTTGCCGCCGTTTTGCAATCCGGTGCCGCCACCATCCTGCAACCCGCCCTGGGCCGGGCCGGTGGCATTTGGGAAGTCAAGAAAATCGCCGCAATAGCCGAGGTCTACAACGCGCAGATGGCCCCGCATCTTTACGCCGGCCCCATCGAGTGGGCCGCCAATATCCAGCTTGCCGCCTCGATCCCCAACATTCTGATGGCCGAGTCCATCGAGACGCCGTTTCATGATGCATTGATCAAGGGAACACTCCGGGTTGAGGATGGTTTTGTCAGCCCCCCCACGACAGCCGGTCTTGGTATTGAGGTGGACGAGGCCCTGGCTCGTGCTCACCCCTTCACCGGCGACGACCTACACCTCAACATGCGCGAAGCCCCTTGCGATTATGTAACCCCAAACTGCTTTGCCGGAGGGTCACCGTCGCTGAAGATGCCCGAGTAG
- a CDS encoding FKBP-type peptidyl-prolyl cis-trans isomerase: MTVVKNGDTVRIHYTGTLLDGSVFDSSDGRDPLEFTVGTGQVIEGMDTEMSGMTVGEKKTIQIPCAKAYGPINPDARQSIPREGIPDDIPLEIGTQLQMQSPEGHALPVTVVEVDEATVTLDANHALAGKDLTFELELVSIA, encoded by the coding sequence ATGACCGTGGTCAAAAATGGCGACACCGTTCGCATCCATTACACCGGAACCCTGCTGGACGGCAGCGTGTTCGACAGTTCAGACGGCCGTGATCCGCTGGAGTTCACCGTGGGTACTGGTCAGGTGATCGAAGGCATGGACACTGAAATGTCGGGAATGACTGTTGGTGAGAAAAAGACCATCCAAATCCCCTGTGCCAAGGCCTATGGCCCGATCAACCCGGACGCCCGTCAATCCATCCCGCGCGAAGGGATCCCGGATGACATCCCGCTGGAGATTGGCACTCAGCTGCAGATGCAATCACCCGAAGGCCACGCGTTGCCGGTGACAGTGGTCGAGGTGGACGAGGCGACAGTGACGCTGGATGCCAACCATGCGCTGGCCGGCAAGGACCTGACGTTCGAGCTCGAGCTGGTTTCGATCGCCTGA
- a CDS encoding Zn-dependent alcohol dehydrogenase, whose amino-acid sequence MQTIKAAVCHAFGAPLVIEDVLLADPGMGEVEVTLEAVAICHSDISYAEGAWGGHLPAVYGHEAAGVITGLGAGVSGFAQGDSVIVTLIRACGNCPSCAGGRPTICETRYDSVNGPLKTADGSPLDQAMACGAFAEKVVVDQRQIVKIPDSIGKDVASLVSCGVITGVGAVVNAAQLRAGQDVVVIGAGGVGLNAIQGARIAGARRIIAVDMSEEKLEIAKEFGATHGVLATLDKPWKAANKALGRRGADAVLITVGAIAAYEQAPRYLAPGGKAIMIGMPHSGAMASYEPVMLAATGQGLIGSKMGDVVIQRDIPWMIDLYSQGRLKLDELISGRWSLDQINEAIADTKTGSAKRNVILFKR is encoded by the coding sequence ATGCAAACCATAAAGGCAGCAGTCTGCCACGCGTTTGGCGCACCATTGGTCATCGAGGATGTGCTGCTGGCAGATCCCGGCATGGGCGAGGTCGAGGTGACGCTTGAGGCGGTCGCGATCTGTCACAGCGATATCTCATATGCCGAGGGCGCCTGGGGTGGCCACCTGCCGGCGGTCTACGGTCACGAAGCCGCCGGGGTAATCACCGGGTTGGGAGCGGGCGTTTCCGGCTTCGCCCAGGGAGACTCGGTGATCGTGACTCTCATCCGCGCCTGTGGCAATTGCCCAAGCTGCGCCGGTGGTCGGCCGACAATCTGCGAAACGCGCTATGACAGTGTAAACGGGCCGCTGAAGACCGCCGATGGCAGCCCACTGGATCAGGCCATGGCCTGCGGCGCCTTTGCCGAAAAAGTGGTGGTGGATCAGCGCCAGATCGTCAAAATCCCCGATAGCATTGGCAAAGATGTCGCCTCGCTGGTGTCTTGCGGCGTGATCACCGGTGTCGGTGCGGTTGTCAATGCAGCCCAGCTGCGCGCCGGTCAGGATGTGGTGGTGATCGGAGCTGGTGGCGTTGGTCTCAACGCCATTCAGGGCGCCCGCATTGCCGGCGCCCGCCGTATTATCGCGGTGGATATGAGCGAAGAGAAGCTCGAAATCGCCAAAGAATTTGGCGCCACCCACGGCGTTCTGGCCACGCTCGATAAACCCTGGAAGGCGGCCAACAAGGCCCTTGGCCGACGGGGAGCGGATGCGGTGCTGATCACCGTCGGCGCCATTGCAGCCTATGAACAGGCCCCACGCTATCTGGCCCCCGGAGGCAAGGCGATCATGATTGGCATGCCGCATTCTGGCGCTATGGCCAGTTACGAACCGGTGATGCTGGCCGCCACTGGCCAGGGTCTGATCGGTTCGAAAATGGGCGATGTGGTGATCCAGCGTGACATTCCCTGGATGATTGATCTGTACAGCCAGGGTCGGCTGAAACTGGACGAGCTGATCTCGGGCCGTTGGAGCCTGGATCAGATCAACGAGGCCATTGCCGATACCAAAACCGGCAGCGCCAAGCGCAATGTGATCCTGTTCAAGCGGTGA
- a CDS encoding alpha/beta fold hydrolase: MAELLLIHGSCHGAWCWRDLIPVLQAQGHTARAIDLPGHGDSRDLASVTLEQTADAILAATTPDTIVLGHSWGGYPISAAAEKQPDAMRGLIYLCAYVPVSGLSIADMRRKGPRQTLTDAIIKDPSGSSYQFDPDRAPELFYHDCPRDTEDYALSNICPQPIQPQDTPLVVTDRWRNMPKAYIRCTNDRVIPPEYQAEMVADWPRARVHDMAVSHSPFFADPSGLADVITQVAKDM; encoded by the coding sequence ATGGCTGAACTGCTTCTTATTCACGGCTCATGCCACGGCGCCTGGTGCTGGCGCGACCTGATCCCGGTGTTGCAGGCACAGGGCCACACCGCGCGCGCCATCGACCTGCCCGGCCACGGCGACAGCCGTGATCTCGCCTCGGTGACGCTGGAGCAGACGGCGGATGCAATACTGGCGGCCACAACCCCGGACACCATCGTGCTGGGCCATTCCTGGGGCGGTTACCCGATTTCAGCCGCCGCCGAGAAACAACCCGATGCCATGCGCGGACTTATCTATCTTTGTGCCTATGTGCCGGTGTCTGGTCTGTCGATCGCAGACATGCGCCGCAAAGGCCCACGCCAGACATTGACCGACGCTATCATCAAAGACCCCAGTGGCAGCAGCTATCAATTTGATCCGGACCGCGCCCCAGAGCTGTTTTATCACGACTGCCCACGCGACACGGAGGACTATGCACTATCCAACATATGCCCTCAGCCGATCCAGCCACAGGATACCCCGCTGGTGGTTACCGACCGCTGGCGCAATATGCCCAAGGCCTATATCCGCTGCACAAATGATCGGGTTATCCCCCCCGAGTATCAGGCCGAGATGGTGGCCGACTGGCCGCGCGCCCGGGTCCATGACATGGCGGTCTCCCATTCGCCTTTCTTTGCCGACCCCAGCGGTTTGGCTGATGTGATCACCCAGGTCGCAAAGGACATGTGA
- a CDS encoding TCR/Tet family MFS transporter, whose product MRLPILFILTTVMIDAMGIGLIMPIMPTLIVEVQDGSLADAALWGGILATAFAVMQFLFSPVLGGLSDAYGRRPVLLLSLFIMVLDYLVMALAGSLWLLLLGRLVGGVTAATHGTAGAYMADISKSTEKAANFGLLGAAFGVGFILGPLIGGLLGELGTRAPFYAAALLSAMNFVLGWCVMKETVTDKTRRSFDWRRAHPFGAFRTMARIPGIQRLLWVYFLYSVAIYVYPAIWAYFTKERFDWSPQTIGISLAVFGLTMALVQGGALRHVVRRFGERNTVIYGQIFDFVGFSLLAFITSGTLALILTPVAALGGVVTPALQAIMSKSVADNQQGELQGVMTSVQALSMIISPLLMASVFAQFSRDDAPLYLPGAPFLVALALMFIGLVIFLRTRHSVT is encoded by the coding sequence ATGCGCTTACCGATCCTTTTCATTCTGACCACCGTGATGATCGACGCCATGGGCATTGGTCTGATCATGCCGATCATGCCGACACTGATTGTCGAGGTTCAGGACGGCAGCCTGGCTGACGCGGCGCTCTGGGGCGGCATCCTCGCCACCGCCTTTGCGGTGATGCAATTCCTGTTCAGCCCGGTGCTTGGCGGTCTGTCAGATGCTTATGGCCGCCGGCCGGTGCTGCTGCTGTCGCTGTTTATCATGGTGCTGGACTATCTGGTGATGGCGCTGGCAGGATCGCTCTGGCTGCTGCTGCTGGGGCGGCTGGTCGGGGGCGTCACCGCCGCAACCCATGGCACCGCAGGCGCCTATATGGCGGATATCTCCAAGTCGACCGAAAAGGCCGCAAATTTCGGCCTCCTCGGGGCGGCCTTTGGCGTTGGTTTCATTCTCGGCCCACTGATCGGCGGGCTGCTCGGAGAGCTGGGCACAAGGGCACCATTCTATGCAGCGGCCTTGCTGTCGGCGATGAACTTCGTGCTGGGCTGGTGTGTGATGAAAGAGACCGTCACCGACAAGACACGCCGCAGCTTTGACTGGCGCCGGGCGCATCCCTTTGGCGCCTTTCGCACCATGGCCCGCATACCCGGCATTCAGCGATTGCTGTGGGTGTATTTCCTCTACTCGGTGGCGATCTATGTCTACCCGGCCATCTGGGCCTATTTCACCAAGGAACGCTTTGACTGGTCCCCCCAGACAATTGGTATTTCGCTGGCGGTCTTTGGGCTGACGATGGCGCTGGTTCAGGGCGGTGCCCTGCGCCATGTGGTCCGAAGGTTTGGTGAACGCAACACGGTGATCTATGGCCAGATTTTCGACTTCGTCGGCTTCTCCCTGCTGGCCTTTATCACCAGCGGCACCCTGGCCCTGATCCTGACGCCGGTGGCCGCATTGGGCGGGGTGGTAACACCGGCGCTGCAGGCCATCATGTCGAAATCGGTGGCCGACAATCAACAGGGCGAGCTACAGGGGGTGATGACCTCGGTTCAGGCCCTGTCGATGATCATTTCACCGCTGCTCATGGCCTCGGTCTTTGCCCAGTTCAGCCGCGATGATGCGCCCCTTTACCTTCCCGGCGCCCCGTTCCTGGTCGCACTGGCGCTGATGTTCATCGGGCTGGTGATTTTCTTACGCACCCGGCACTCCGTAACGTAA
- a CDS encoding cation:proton antiporter, translated as MDLLQIASTLIVLAALFGVLNYHFLRLPQAIGILVVALFASLGILGFDILFPSMQIGDEVRKIVGEFEFSEALLEGMLGLLLFAGALHVSISELRSQAGVVFLMATLGVVLSTAIVGFGFSWITGMPLLVALVFGALISPTDPVAVLGVLREANLRKSLETKIAGESLFNDGVAYVIYLVLVAMAFPAVGDHATEVSDGAILFVREALGGAAMGAALGWGTFQIMKRIDDYALEVLITLALAFGGYILSIYLHISAPIMAVVAGLFIGHVGMRDGMSEETRGYVDAFWKLIDEILNAILFVMIGFEIFAITDDYLLQGVYAIALALFGRLAAVAVPNIMLNGPGVIKGDIIPLMTWGGLKGGISIALALALPDSEWKPMILSVTYMVVIFSILVQGLTVAPMARMMARD; from the coding sequence ATGGACCTGCTGCAAATTGCTTCAACATTGATCGTCCTCGCTGCGCTTTTTGGTGTCCTCAACTACCATTTCCTGAGACTGCCTCAGGCGATTGGCATATTGGTTGTTGCCCTGTTTGCCTCTCTGGGCATTCTGGGCTTCGACATCTTGTTTCCCTCGATGCAAATCGGCGATGAAGTACGCAAAATTGTCGGCGAGTTCGAATTCTCCGAAGCGCTGCTTGAAGGCATGCTGGGCCTGTTGCTCTTTGCCGGTGCACTGCATGTGTCCATCAGCGAGCTGCGCAGCCAGGCGGGTGTGGTTTTTCTGATGGCCACGCTTGGCGTTGTGCTGTCGACCGCCATCGTTGGATTTGGGTTTTCGTGGATCACCGGCATGCCGCTGCTGGTGGCGCTGGTCTTTGGCGCGCTGATTTCTCCCACTGATCCGGTTGCGGTGCTTGGTGTCCTGCGCGAGGCCAATTTGCGCAAATCACTTGAAACCAAGATCGCCGGAGAGAGTCTGTTCAACGACGGTGTGGCCTATGTGATCTACCTGGTGCTGGTGGCAATGGCGTTCCCGGCTGTTGGCGACCATGCCACGGAGGTCTCTGATGGGGCCATCCTGTTTGTCCGCGAGGCGCTGGGCGGCGCTGCCATGGGGGCGGCCCTTGGCTGGGGCACTTTCCAGATCATGAAGCGGATTGACGATTATGCTCTGGAAGTGCTGATCACCCTGGCGCTGGCCTTTGGCGGGTACATCCTGTCGATCTACCTGCACATTTCGGCTCCGATTATGGCTGTAGTTGCCGGCCTGTTCATTGGCCATGTGGGCATGCGCGACGGCATGAGCGAGGAAACCCGGGGATATGTCGATGCCTTTTGGAAGCTGATCGACGAAATCCTCAACGCGATCCTCTTTGTGATGATTGGGTTCGAGATTTTCGCGATCACGGATGACTACCTTTTGCAGGGTGTCTATGCCATTGCACTTGCCCTGTTCGGGCGTCTGGCGGCGGTTGCAGTTCCCAATATCATGCTGAATGGCCCCGGCGTCATCAAGGGCGATATCATTCCCCTGATGACCTGGGGCGGCCTCAAAGGCGGCATCTCGATCGCGCTGGCGCTGGCGCTGCCCGACAGTGAATGGAAACCAATGATCCTGAGCGTCACCTATATGGTGGTGATCTTCTCGATCCTTGTTCAAGGTCTCACGGTGGCCCCAATGGCGCGCATGATGGCCCGCGACTAA
- a CDS encoding threonine ammonia-lyase: MTSLAMINAAAKRLKGHARVTPLLSSPFLDDLAKRRILVKAECLQHTGSFKFRGGWSALSALDKSARAKGVIAYSSGNHAQGVAHAATLHGVPSVIVMPSDAPQLKIENTRALGAEVILYDRASEDRDAIGLALASERDLTLIKPFDEPQVIAGQGTVGLEIAAQAAELGVTSGEVLVNCGGGGLTSGIALALEAQAPQMQVRTCEPDGFDDAARSLISGNIERNSRSSGSICDAILTPSPGEITFPIMKRLCGGGLVVSEDEALHAMALAFLRLKIVLEPGGAISLAAALFHGDELTSEVAIVVATGGNVDPVIFTEALRRFT; the protein is encoded by the coding sequence ATGACTTCATTGGCCATGATCAATGCCGCCGCCAAGCGGCTAAAAGGGCACGCGCGGGTGACACCGCTCCTGTCTTCGCCGTTTCTGGACGACCTCGCCAAACGTCGCATTCTGGTGAAAGCTGAGTGTCTGCAGCACACCGGATCCTTCAAGTTCCGCGGTGGCTGGTCGGCCCTGTCAGCCCTGGACAAAAGCGCACGCGCAAAAGGCGTGATCGCCTACTCCAGTGGCAATCACGCTCAGGGTGTCGCCCATGCCGCCACCCTGCATGGCGTGCCTTCGGTGATCGTGATGCCATCGGATGCGCCACAGCTGAAAATCGAAAACACCCGCGCATTGGGCGCCGAGGTCATACTATATGACCGCGCCAGCGAGGACCGCGATGCCATTGGCCTTGCCCTCGCTTCTGAACGCGACCTGACCCTGATCAAACCCTTTGACGAACCACAGGTGATCGCCGGTCAGGGCACAGTCGGGCTGGAGATTGCCGCGCAAGCCGCAGAGCTTGGCGTCACGTCTGGCGAGGTATTGGTCAACTGCGGCGGCGGCGGTCTGACCTCTGGCATCGCGCTGGCGCTAGAGGCCCAGGCCCCACAGATGCAGGTCCGCACCTGCGAGCCTGACGGCTTTGACGATGCTGCACGCTCGCTGATCTCAGGCAACATCGAACGCAACAGCCGCAGTTCGGGGTCAATTTGCGATGCGATCCTGACCCCGTCGCCGGGGGAAATCACCTTCCCGATCATGAAACGTCTCTGCGGTGGCGGCCTTGTGGTCAGCGAAGACGAGGCGCTGCACGCGATGGCACTGGCCTTTTTGCGGCTGAAGATTGTGCTGGAACCCGGCGGTGCGATTTCACTGGCCGCCGCTTTGTTCCATGGCGATGAGCTGACCAGCGAGGTGGCAATCGTCGTCGCCACCGGCGGCAATGTCGATCCCGTCATCTTCACCGAGGCCCTGCGACGTTTCACCTGA
- the pcaD gene encoding 3-oxoadipate enol-lactonase, with translation MQVADLGDVQLHYRIDGDPDGAPVVFANSLGTDLRLWDAVLPHLPTGLKLIRYDLRGHGLSSIPLAPYSMGALIRDAERLLDLLEVRDCVFVGLSIGGMIAQGLAVKRLDQIRGLVLSNTAAKIGTAAMWRQRIDAVNTAGLETLADAVMERWFSRGFRATPEIALWRSMLLQQSPVGYAGCCAAIAGTDFYTPTSGLRLPTLGIAGSEDGATPADLVRETIDLIPGSSFSLMRKAGHLPCVEQPEAYASVLSSFLRRIGHYG, from the coding sequence ATGCAAGTTGCAGATCTAGGAGATGTTCAGCTGCACTATCGGATCGACGGCGATCCGGATGGCGCTCCGGTGGTATTTGCCAACTCGCTGGGCACGGACCTGCGGCTCTGGGATGCGGTTCTGCCGCATCTGCCGACCGGGTTGAAACTGATCCGCTATGACCTGCGCGGCCATGGGCTGTCCTCAATCCCGCTTGCACCCTACTCTATGGGGGCGCTGATCCGCGATGCCGAGCGGTTGCTGGACCTGCTGGAGGTCCGCGACTGCGTCTTTGTCGGGCTGTCGATCGGCGGCATGATTGCCCAGGGGTTGGCGGTCAAGCGGCTGGATCAGATCCGCGGGCTGGTGCTGTCCAACACCGCAGCCAAGATCGGCACCGCCGCCATGTGGCGGCAACGCATTGATGCTGTGAACACTGCGGGGCTCGAAACCCTCGCCGATGCGGTGATGGAGCGGTGGTTCTCGCGCGGCTTCCGCGCCACGCCCGAGATTGCTTTGTGGCGGAGCATGTTGCTGCAGCAATCACCCGTGGGTTACGCGGGTTGTTGCGCGGCCATTGCCGGGACCGATTTCTACACCCCAACCAGCGGATTGCGATTGCCCACCCTGGGCATCGCGGGTTCTGAGGACGGCGCCACACCAGCCGATCTGGTACGTGAAACCATTGACCTGATCCCGGGATCCTCGTTTTCACTGATGCGTAAGGCGGGCCATCTGCCCTGCGTCGAACAACCAGAGGCCTACGCCAGCGTCCTCAGCAGCTTCCTGCGGAGGATCGGACACTATGGCTGA
- a CDS encoding haloacid dehalogenase type II yields MPITTCIFDAYGTLFDVAAAARQAAAEPEFPQLQETWVELANHWRLKQLQYTWLRAITVAHADFWEVTQNGLDWALEAMALNGDPRLRQRLLDLYWQLQAYPEVPAMLRALKAAGLNTAILSNGSPDMLDAAVQSAGLGDVLDDVLSVESVGVFKPDARVYDLVGTRFNCHRNEVLFVSSNGWDAAGAAGYGFTTAWVNRAGEPMDRLPWTPQHVLSDLTSIPDLTAN; encoded by the coding sequence ATGCCGATCACCACCTGTATTTTCGACGCCTATGGCACTCTGTTTGACGTCGCCGCTGCGGCCCGGCAGGCAGCCGCCGAACCGGAGTTTCCACAATTGCAGGAGACCTGGGTCGAGCTGGCAAATCACTGGCGCCTAAAGCAGCTACAATACACTTGGCTGCGCGCCATCACCGTGGCCCATGCTGATTTCTGGGAGGTCACTCAGAACGGCTTGGATTGGGCGCTTGAAGCGATGGCGCTGAACGGAGACCCAAGGCTGCGTCAACGACTGCTGGACCTCTACTGGCAGCTACAGGCCTACCCCGAGGTCCCCGCCATGCTGCGCGCCTTGAAAGCAGCCGGGCTAAATACCGCCATTCTCTCCAACGGGTCACCCGACATGCTGGACGCAGCGGTACAATCGGCGGGTCTGGGCGATGTTCTGGATGATGTGCTTTCAGTGGAGAGTGTCGGCGTGTTCAAACCAGATGCACGGGTCTATGATTTGGTTGGCACCAGGTTCAACTGCCACCGCAACGAGGTGCTGTTTGTCTCCTCTAACGGTTGGGACGCGGCTGGGGCGGCCGGCTATGGCTTTACCACCGCCTGGGTCAATCGCGCAGGCGAACCCATGGACCGTCTTCCCTGGACCCCACAGCATGTGCTGTCTGACCTGACCTCTATCCCCGATCTCACAGCCAATTGA
- a CDS encoding sulfatase-like hydrolase/transferase — MNTGRKNIIVFSFDDSVPFYKYKDVFNEPLVLPNLEKFCQESTIFQSAYCQSPICGPSRASFMSGRTPHQLGVFENKDDVFESISAADMWSCQLKQNGYFCSSGGKVHHYYRPLRRRYHRVIYSDEQKRFRSDMNLPDDVEKDKFGGHRRGFGTPDEKDDAMYYDHQSADSAIKFIEDYDRSEPFYREIGFYSPHGPHYTPARFKEMYNVRNFKKPEEWENGFDETPYSKLNYPPNIADKPEKWWKMSVRNYFSALSHGDYHFGRIMEALKASKHAENTIVILLSDHGFHLGNRDNFKKTTLWEQVAGVPFIIYDPAQTSPREVQDPVALIDVGPTVLDYADLPPLDNCLGRSLRPQVQGQTNPDRVVPTFHHNDVSVRKGDFRLVRYEDGTTEFYDLKDDYWQLRNLGSEHPAYADVYSALVACSKSYGLDIQEPQ, encoded by the coding sequence ATGAATACCGGTAGGAAAAATATTATTGTATTCAGTTTTGATGACTCTGTTCCTTTTTATAAATACAAGGATGTCTTCAACGAACCTCTGGTCCTTCCGAATTTAGAAAAATTCTGTCAAGAGTCGACCATATTTCAATCCGCCTATTGCCAATCGCCGATTTGTGGCCCTTCGCGGGCGAGCTTTATGTCTGGTAGAACACCGCACCAATTGGGCGTCTTTGAAAACAAGGACGATGTATTTGAGAGCATTTCCGCCGCAGACATGTGGTCCTGTCAGTTGAAGCAAAATGGTTATTTCTGTTCATCAGGCGGAAAAGTGCATCACTACTACCGGCCACTGCGCAGGCGATATCACCGGGTGATTTATTCAGACGAGCAAAAACGTTTCAGAAGTGACATGAATTTACCAGACGATGTGGAAAAGGATAAATTTGGCGGCCACAGGCGTGGCTTTGGAACGCCGGACGAAAAAGACGACGCAATGTATTATGACCACCAGTCTGCCGATTCCGCCATTAAGTTTATTGAAGACTACGACCGGAGCGAACCGTTCTACCGGGAAATTGGATTTTATAGCCCCCACGGCCCCCATTATACGCCAGCTCGTTTCAAGGAAATGTATAATGTTCGGAACTTCAAGAAACCCGAGGAATGGGAGAATGGCTTCGACGAAACACCTTATTCTAAACTGAACTACCCGCCAAATATTGCCGATAAACCGGAAAAATGGTGGAAAATGAGTGTTCGAAACTATTTCTCTGCCCTTAGTCATGGTGACTATCACTTTGGGCGCATTATGGAGGCCCTGAAGGCGTCCAAACATGCCGAGAACACGATTGTTATTCTACTCTCGGATCATGGATTCCATCTGGGAAACAGAGACAATTTCAAAAAAACAACGCTTTGGGAACAGGTCGCGGGGGTTCCGTTCATCATTTATGATCCAGCCCAGACATCGCCGCGGGAGGTACAGGATCCTGTTGCGCTCATTGATGTTGGGCCGACAGTGTTAGATTACGCGGACCTGCCGCCGCTCGACAATTGCCTCGGCCGGTCCCTGCGCCCGCAAGTTCAGGGGCAAACAAATCCAGATCGGGTGGTCCCTACATTTCATCACAATGACGTCTCGGTTCGCAAGGGCGACTTTCGATTGGTCCGATATGAGGATGGCACCACCGAGTTTTACGATCTGAAGGATGACTACTGGCAATTGCGAAACCTTGGATCAGAGCATCCGGCATATGCGGATGTTTACAGCGCTCTTGTCGCCTGCAGCAAATCTTATGGGCTCGACATTCAAGAGCCGCAGTAA